GATAAATCACGAAAAATGCACGGGCTGCAGGAGATGCGAGCTCGTTTGTTCTATCTTTCATGAGGGTGTAGCAAACCCTTCCAAGGCCCGTATAAAGGTTGAGAAATGGGAATGGGAGGGTCTCTACATTCCTATGTCCTGTCGTCAGTGCGTGGATGCGCCATGCATGAATGTGTGTCCTGTTAAGGCAATTAGCCGTGATGAGGCCGACGCGCGCGTTAGCGTGGATCAGGATCTCTGCATAGGCTGCCGCTCATGTGTGGCTGTATGTCCCTTTGGCGCCATGAACTTCAACAAGACGGAGCGGAAGGTCTATAAGTGTGACCTTTGCGATGGCGATCCCCAGTGCGTCAGGTTCTGCGACATGAAGGCAG
This DNA window, taken from Pseudomonadota bacterium, encodes the following:
- a CDS encoding 4Fe-4S dicluster domain-containing protein; translated protein: MQQPKVLMINHEKCTGCRRCELVCSIFHEGVANPSKARIKVEKWEWEGLYIPMSCRQCVDAPCMNVCPVKAISRDEADARVSVDQDLCIGCRSCVAVCPFGAMNFNKTERKVYKCDLCDGDPQCVRFCDMKAVDFVDPTKEALSKKRDAAQKIADAKKVATELLASQL